The following are from one region of the Capsicum annuum cultivar UCD-10X-F1 chromosome 1, UCD10Xv1.1, whole genome shotgun sequence genome:
- the LOC107857264 gene encoding gibberellin 2-beta-dioxygenase, with amino-acid sequence MRYKKFIQTHILLFLTSLKKKKKSLLMILLDMVVSCQSILPNSSDIHRTCKPTSADQITNNKIPVIDMLDPQAKFLITKACQELGFFKVVNHGVPIETMTKLESDAVKFFNLPECEKDKVGPANPFGYGNKRIGSNGDVGWVEYLLFAINSGLVSEKSTNIPANSQFFWSAINEYVTAVRNLACVVLEKIADGLTIEPKNVLSKLLRDEKSDSCFRLNHYPPCTELEALSSGGRNFIGFGEHTDPQIISIIRSNNTTGLQISLRDGAWISVPPDQHFFFIIVGDSLQVMTNGRFRSVKHRVLANNIKSRLSMIYFGGPPLSENIAPLSSLMDEGEESLYKEFTWHEYKKSAYRTRLGADRLGLFEKKNIPYGQI; translated from the exons ATGCGTTACAAAAAATTCATTCAAACTCACATCTTGTTATTCTTAACctcattgaaaaagaaaaagaaatcctTGTTGATGATCCTCTTAGATATGGTAGTTTCATGTCAATCAATTCTTCCAAATTCTTCTGACATTCATAGGACATGCAAGCCTACCTCTGCTGACCAAATCACTAATAATAAAATTCCAGTGATTGACATGTTAGATCCTCAAGCTAAATTCCTTATTACAAAAGCATGTCAAGAGTTGGGATTTTTTAAGGTTGTGAATCATGGTGTTCCTATTGAAACGATGACAAAATTAGAAAGTGATGCtgtcaagttttttaatttaccaGAGTGTGAGAAAGACAAAGTTGGTCCTGCTAACCCTTTTGGTTATGGTAACAAAAGAATTGGCTCAAACGGTGATGTCGGTTGGGTTGAATATCTTCTCTTTGCTATAAATTCTGGACTTGTTTCAGAGAAATCAACCAACATCCCTGCAAATTCTCAGTTTTTCTG GTCTGCTATTAATGAATATGTCACAGCAGTTAGAAATCTAGCATGTGTTGTGCTGGAAAAGATAGCAGATGGGTTGACAATTGAGCCAAAGAATGTGCTGAGTAAGCTGCTAAGGGATGAAAAGAGTGACTCTTGTTTTAGGCTAAATCACTATCCACCATGCACAGAACTTGAAGCATTGAGTAGTGGTGGTAGAAATTTTATTGGTTTTGGTGAACATACAGACCCAcaaataatatctattataagGTCTAATAACACAACTGGCCTTCAAATCTCCCTTAGAGATGGTGCATGGATCTCTGTTCCACCTGATCAGCActtctttttcatcattgttGGTGATTCCCTACAG GTAATGACTAATGGAAGGTTTAGGAGTGTAAAGCACAGAGTTTTAGCAAACAATATAAAGTCAAGATTGTCCATGATTTATTTTGGTGGACCTCCTTTGAGTGAAAATATAGCACCTTTATCTTCTTTAATGGATGAAGGGGAGGAAAGTTTATACAAGGAATTTACATGGCATGAATACAAGAAGTCTGCCTACAGGACAAGGTTGGGTGCTGATAGACTAGGactgtttgaaaaaaaaaatataccatATGGTCAAATATAG